In Brettanomyces bruxellensis chromosome 8, complete sequence, a genomic segment contains:
- the ESA1 gene encoding Histone acetyltransferase, with protein sequence MSDSEDSGPDQEQIQRLTAPEPSKEEFFTESQLISGCQVYAEKNGKYILAEVLGSQLKHERMLYYVHYVLYNKRLDELIPFKKIDTHRPLYMPKPQEKQDKKHKKKKQKKKKSTKDTDNDKGQSLEDDEVDLDHLNVQGIVRKEDQLSRADAIKRLRTSGSMIQGDVHVTARMRNFSKVFIGKHEVEPWYFSPYPVEFTEKGILYIDDFTLNFFGSKKQFERFRSKSTLRHPPGNEIYRDDYVSFFEIDGKKQTTWCRNLCLMSKLFLDHKTVYYDVDPFLFYCMTRRDEYGYHLVGYFSKEKESADGYNVACILTLPMYQRHGYGKLLIQFSYELSKMEGKVGSPEKPLSDLGLLSYRAYWTETISRLLIENHVSEISIDEISQMTSMTTTDILHTLQILNMLKYYKGQHIICLSDQVINTYNRLRKKKRHTIDASKLVWKPPVFTAAQLRFGW encoded by the coding sequence ATGTCTGATTCAGAAGATTCAGGGCCCGATCAGGAGCAGATTCAAAGACTTACGGCTCCTGAACCATCGAAAGAAGAGTTCTTTACAGAGTCACAATTGATATCAGGATGTCAAGTATACGCAGAGAAAAACGGGAAATACATTTTGGCAGAGGTTCTAGGGAGCCAGCTGAAGCATGAGAGAATGCTATATTATGTTCATTATGTGCTGTACAACAAGAGATTGGATGAACTAATACcattcaagaaaatcgATACTCATCGACCGTTGTATATGCCGAAACCACAGGAGAAACAGgataaaaagcacaaaaagaagaaacaaaagaagaaaaaaagtactaAAGATACAGATAATGATAAGGGTCAGTCTttggaggatgatgaagttgaCCTAGACCACCTTAACGTCCAGGGTATAGTAAGGAAAGAGGATCAACTGAGTAGAGCAGATGCTATTAAAAGACTTCGTACTAGTGGCTCGATGATTCAAGGAGATGTTCATGTAACGGCAAGGATGAGAAATTTCAGTAAAGTCTTTATAGGGAAGCATGAAGTTGAACCATGGTATTTCTCCCCATATCCAGTGGAATTCACCGAGAAGGGAATTCTCTACATAGACGATTTCACATTAAACTTCTTTGGGTCTAAGAAACAGTTTGAGCGCTTCAGATCGAAGTCAACTTTGAGACATCCTCCGGGAAATGAAATTTACAGGGATGACTACGTTTCGTTCTTTGAAATAGATGGGAAGAAACAGACAACATGGTGCAGAAATCTTTGTTTGATGTCCAAGCTTTTCTTGGACCATAAGACTGTTTACTATGATGTTGAcccatttcttttctactGTATGACAAGAAGGGATGAGTACGGATATCATCTAGTGGGGTACTTTTccaaggaaaaagagagtGCCGATGGTTACAATGTTGCCTGTATTTTGACTCTTCCGATGTATCAGAGACATGGATATGGTAAGTTGTTGATTCAATTTTCGTACGAACTTTCCAAAATGGAGGGAAAAGTCGGGTCACCGGAAAAACCTCTTTCCGATCTTGGTTTACTTTCGTATAGAGCCTATTGGACAGAGACGATATCTAGGCTGCTTATTGAGAACCACGTTTCGGAGATTAGTATAGACGAGATCTCACAAATGACGTCAATGACAACAACAGATATCTTACACACTCTACAGATCTTGAACATgctaaaatattacaagGGGCAGCATATAATATGCCTAAGCGATCAGGTCATAAATACATATAACAGGCTacggaagaagaagagacaCACAATAGATGCCTCGAAACTAGTTTGGAAACCTCCTGTTTTTACTGCTGCGCAGTTAAGATTTGGATGGTAG
- a CDS encoding uncharacterized protein (SECRETED:SignalP(1-20)), with protein MQFWVNWVGLILFIADGVLGSTVNVFPSLLLSYGLIPGLRSSIDHSSQMPYQKAEAETIIGRAFEQCLSHAYIIADIPGLVLSDFAHFEAFQTLRKQAAAASTIISMPNVLTDDLGNTLDMDKIENILKVNCDVKVMDVKGNDKNSMEKYIDTQRRLIRISFPALNSNSTLDARLARLKEYDEVIKEVFRILPTPNIVTLFTTNTSTTVDLDEISNTENVIEESEIPESPKMISLSIQKKMKQSKRMIFPDITIFDKSRYYDYERNSNTNQDVYVRKKTPKNDKSWLSRKKKVIKKKSSLYRFGEDDKELSSVFINVKFIHDNALLIFCVISVLGLIIFGDVIRIALGFVTGALSKHTKSESKSTGKREKQD; from the coding sequence ATGCAATTTTGGGTAAACTGGGTGGGCCTCATACTTTTTATCGCTGATGGTGTATTGGGCTCCACAGTAAATGTCTTTCCATCACTCCTATTATCATACGGCTTGATTCCCGGATTGAGAAGCTCGATAGATCATTCAAGTCAAATGCCATATCAAAAGGCGGAAGCAGAAACTATTATTGGAAGGGCCTTTGAGCAGTGTCTATCACATGCATATATAATAGCAGATATACCGGGTTTAGTACTTTCTGACTTTGCACATTTTGAGGCATTTCAAACTTTAAGAAAGCAGGCTGCTGCTGCGAGTACTATAATTAGTATGCCCAACGTTCTAACTGATGATCTTGGAAATACACTTGATATGGATaagattgaaaatattttgaaagtgAACTGCGACGTGAAGGTAATGGATGTCAAAGGAAACGACAAGAATAGTATGGAGAAATATATTGACACGCAAAGAAGGTTGATAAGAATCAGTTTTCCTGCATTGAACAGCAACTCCACTCTGGATGCCAGATTAGCAAGACTTAAAGAGTATGATGAGGTGATTAAGGAGGTCTTCAGAATATTGCCAACGCCTAATATCGTAACGCTTTTTACAACTAATACATCTACCACAGTTGATTTGGATGAAATATCAAACACAGAAAATGTCATCGAGGAGAGTGAAATACCAGAGAGTCCTAAGATGATTAGCTTATCAAttcagaagaaaatgaaacagTCTAAGCGGATGATTTTTCCGGATATTACAATATTCGACAAAAGTCGTTATTACGATTATGAAAGAAACAGCAATACGAACCAGGATGTGTATGTGAGGAAGAAAACACctaaaaatgataaatcaTGGTTATCtcggaaaaagaaggttaTTAAGAAGAAGTCATCGTTGTATAGATTtggagaagatgataaagaatTATCATCTGTATTTATCAATGTTAAGTTCATTCATGATAATGCATTGTTGATATTTTGCGTGATCTCAGTTTTGGGCCTTATCATATTTGGAGATGTGATTAGAATTGCGTTGGGATTCGTTACAGGTGCTTTGTCAAAACACACGAAATCAGAAAGCAAATCAACAGGAAAACGCGAAAAGCAAGATTAA
- a CDS encoding uncharacterized protein (MEROPS:MER0003372), with the protein MSSTLKQAQGFIDFVNASPTPYHVVENVKKQLTSAGFACISERLSWAGKLKKNGKYFVTRNSSSIIAFTVGGQYRPGNGIAIVGGHTDSPTLRVKPTSDIKKDGFTEVGVETYGGGIWHTWFDRDLSLAGRVFVRNSTTGNYEYKLLKIDRPILRIPTLAIHLDKERGKFEFNKETQLRPVLGTDNESLSSKDAEENDKNFEVIKSVIQRHNKKLVKVISEELNVKPEDIEDFELVLFDTQKSCLGGLENEFIFSPRLDNQVTCYSAIQGLIQSTENLQSETGIRLVSLFDHEEIGSQSAQGADSSFLPDILHRLTSLTFNPTSDLSSQLSPDHFFNCMSKSFVISSDMAHAVHPNYSENYEALNRPKLNAGPVFKINANQRYVTNSPGIVLMKKIASIGKVPMQLFVIRNDSPCGSTIGPMIAAKLGIRTLDIGNPQLSMHSIRETCGSKDIEQLVNLFRTYFEKYTTIESKIIVD; encoded by the coding sequence ATGAGTTCAACCCTGAAACAGGCTCAGGGTTTCATTGACTTTGTGAACGCATCACCTACACCTTATCATGTTGTCGAAAACGTTAAAAAGCAGCTTACAAGTGCAGGATTTGCTTGTATTTCTGAACGTCTTAGCTGGGCTGGtaagttgaaaaaaaatggaaaatactTTGTCACTAGAAACTCTTCTTCAATTATAGCATTTACTGTCGGTGGACAATATCGCCCTGGAAATGGCATTGCTATTGTTGGAGGTCATACAGACTCACCAACCCTAAGAGTGAAACCAACTTCGGACATCAAAAAAGATGGCTTTACTGAGGTTGGTGTTGAAACTTATGGTGGAGGAATTTGGCACACTTGGTTTGATAGAGATCTTTCACTTGCCGGAAGGGTCTTTGTCAGAAATTCTACAACTGGCAATTATGAGTAcaaacttttgaaaattgaCCGGCCAATCTTGAGGATCCCCACCCTCGCCATTCATCTTGACAAGGAAAGAGGAAAGTTCGAATTTAATAAAGAAACACAATTAAGACCAGTTTTGGGAACAGATAATGAATCAttatcttcaaaagatgcaGAGGAAAATGATAAGAACTTTGAAGTTATCAAGTCAGTCATTCAAAGACACAACAAGAAACTAGTCAAGGTGATCTCGGAAGAATTAAATGTCAAACCTGAAGACATCGAGGATTTCGAGTTGGTCCTTTTTGATACGCAGAAGTCTTGTCTTGGGGGCCTGGAGAATGaatttatcttttcacCAAGATTGGACAATCAGGTCACTTGTTATTCGGCCATTCAAGGCTTGATACAGTCTACGGAAAATCTCCAGTCAGAAACTGGCATTAGGTTGGTTTCACTCTTTGATCACGAGGAAATTGGCTCACAGAGTGCACAGGGTGCAGACTCATCTTTCTTACCTGACATCTTGCATAGATTGACAAGTTTAACATTTAATCCGACCTCAGATCTTTCATCCCAACTTTCCCCGGATCACTTCTTTAACTGCATGTCCAAATCATTTGTTATTTCATCTGATATGGCCCACGCTGTTCATCCAAACTACTCGGAGAATTACGAGGCATTGAACAGGCCAAAGTTGAACGCCGGACCTGTGTTTAAAATTAATGCTAACCAGAGATATGTTACAAACTCACCAGGTATTGttttaatgaagaaaattgcCTCCATTGGCAAAGTTCCAATGCAATTATTTGTCATTCGGAATGATTCACCATGCGGAAGTACCATTGGCCCAATGATTGCGGCAAAATTGGGTATAAGAACTTTGGATATTGGAAATCCTCAGTTGAGTATGCATTCTATTAGAGAAACATGTGGCTCAAAGGATATTGAGCAGTTGGTCAATTTATTCCGGACTTATTTTGAGAAGTACACCACAATTGAGTCCAAGATAATTGTTGACTAA
- the PRE8 gene encoding Proteasome subunit alpha type-2 (MEROPS:MER0004996~BUSCO:EOG092645G0), whose amino-acid sequence MADRYSFSLTTFSPSGKLKQIEHALAAVNQGVTSLGIKATNGIILATERKSNSVLVNSDFTDKIVNITPDIGMTYSGMGPDFRVLSDKSRKVAHTKYKRIYNEYPPTKILVSDIAQIMQEATQSPGVRPYGVSLLVGGYDDNSGFMLYQVDPSGSYFPWKATAIGRGSNAAKTFLEKRWNEELELEDAIHIALLTLKESVEGEMNGNTVEISIIGNANDNLLGYKGVSGATGPRFRNLSPQEINDRLDAL is encoded by the coding sequence ATGGCTGACAGATATTCGTTTTCCTTAACGACATTTTCCCCAAGCGGAAAGCTTAAGCAGATTGAGCATGCTTTAGCTGCAGTTAACCAGGGTGTCACTTCATTGGGTATAAAGGCAACAAATGGAATCATTCTTGCCACAGAGAGAAAGTCAAATTCAGTGTTAGTCAATTCAGATTTCACGGACAAAATAGTTAACATTACACCAGATATTGGAATGACATATTCAGGTATGGGTCCTGACTTCAGAGTTCTATCGGAtaaatcaagaaaagttGCACATACCAAATATAAGAGGATCTACAACGAGTACCCACCTACGAAGATTCTTGTTTCAGATATTGCACAGATCATGCAGGAAGCAACCCAGAGTCCCGGTGTGAGACCATATGGTGTTTCTCTTCTTGTTGGAGGATACGATGATAATAGTGGCTTTATGCTTTATCAAGTTGATCCCTCTGGTTCATACTTTCCATGGAAAGCCACTGCAATTGGTAGAGGATCGAATGCGGCCAAGACATTTTTAGAGAAGAGATGGAATGAAGAATTGGAGCTTGAGGATGCCATCCATATTGCACTTCTAACCTTAAAAGAATCCGTGGAAGGTGAGATGAATGGAAATACCGTCGAGATAAGTATCATCGGTAATGCAAACGACAATCTGTTGGGATATAAAGGTGTGTCCGGAGCTACTGGTCCAAGATTCAGGAATCTCTCACCACAAGAAATTAACGATAGACTAGATGCTTTATGA